The proteins below come from a single Granulicella sibirica genomic window:
- the leuD gene encoding 3-isopropylmalate dehydratase small subunit: MTPINELKSKAMPLPLPNIDTDQIIPKQFLKRIERTGYGDFLFYDWRYNLDVPDSITPNASFVINKPEYHGAQILIAERNFGCGSSREHAAWALNQFGFLAVIAPTFADIFYSNAGKNGIILVRLQEDHVKTLMGRSTKNPDSIITINLEHQTVTDDEGFHARFEIEPFRKFCLLNGYDDISLTLQHTEALTSFEAAHEKRLWAMPKSHLAGANQPAI, from the coding sequence ATGACCCCCATCAACGAACTCAAATCCAAAGCGATGCCGCTGCCGCTGCCCAACATCGACACGGACCAGATAATCCCAAAACAGTTCCTCAAGCGCATTGAGCGCACAGGCTACGGCGACTTTCTTTTTTACGATTGGCGTTACAACCTAGACGTGCCCGATTCCATTACGCCTAATGCTAGCTTCGTGATCAACAAGCCCGAGTACCACGGCGCGCAGATCCTCATCGCCGAGCGCAACTTCGGCTGTGGCTCCTCGCGCGAGCACGCCGCATGGGCGCTCAACCAGTTCGGCTTCCTCGCCGTCATAGCACCCACCTTCGCCGACATTTTCTATTCCAACGCAGGCAAGAACGGCATCATCCTCGTCCGCCTTCAAGAAGACCACGTGAAGACGCTGATGGGCCGCTCCACCAAGAACCCGGACAGTATCATAACCATCAACCTCGAACATCAGACTGTCACCGACGACGAAGGCTTCCATGCCCGCTTCGAAATCGAACCATTTCGAAAGTTTTGCCTGCTCAACGGCTACGATGACATTAGCCTGACCTTGCAACACACCGAAGCACTGACCTCTTTTGAAGCCGCGCACGAGAAACGTCTTTGGGCTATGCCAAAGTCCCATCTAGCGGGTGCTAATCAGCCGGCAATATGA
- the leuC gene encoding 3-isopropylmalate dehydratase large subunit encodes MSEPRTLFEKIWQQHLVVEPVGEPPLLYIDLQLVHEVTSPQAFEGLRLAGRKLRHPERHIATVDHNVPTTSVEDRLHIIDQIASKQVQTLRKNCTDFGIEFFDVQDASQGIVHMIGPELGATKPGITIVCGDSHTSTHGAFGALAFGIGTSEVEHVMATQTLPLTKPKTFRINVEGDLPFGVTAKDIILYIIGKIGTDGATGHVIEYAGCSIRALSMEGRMTICNMSIEAGARAGMIAPDETTFEYLKSRRFSPQGEAWEQAVAHWKTLPTDEGAIFDRELHVDASTLVPAVTWGTSPGMHATIDGKVPSLEDAKSDADRKSFASAYEYMDLKPGMHMEEITIDTVFIGSCTNGRIEDLRAAAAVVRGHHIATKIRAMVVPGSQQVKRQAEEEGLDIVFKNAGFEWREPGCSMCLGMNPDILQPGERCASTSNRNFEGRQGRGGRTHLVSPEMAAAAAITGHFTDIRKWKSAEGVLRQ; translated from the coding sequence ATGAGCGAACCAAGAACACTGTTTGAAAAAATCTGGCAACAACACCTAGTCGTCGAACCGGTAGGCGAGCCGCCACTCCTCTATATCGACCTGCAACTAGTGCATGAAGTGACGTCGCCACAGGCATTTGAAGGACTACGCCTGGCTGGCCGTAAGTTGCGTCACCCAGAGCGGCACATCGCCACGGTGGATCACAATGTACCCACCACCAGTGTCGAGGACCGGCTGCACATCATCGACCAGATCGCGTCGAAGCAGGTGCAGACGCTCCGTAAGAACTGCACTGACTTCGGCATTGAATTCTTTGACGTGCAGGATGCGTCGCAGGGGATCGTCCACATGATAGGACCCGAGCTCGGTGCCACCAAGCCCGGCATAACAATCGTCTGCGGCGACTCGCACACCTCAACACACGGCGCTTTTGGCGCACTGGCCTTCGGCATTGGCACGTCTGAGGTCGAGCATGTAATGGCAACGCAGACGCTGCCGCTGACCAAACCCAAGACCTTCCGTATCAACGTCGAGGGGGACCTGCCCTTCGGCGTCACAGCCAAGGACATTATCCTCTATATCATCGGCAAGATCGGCACCGACGGCGCTACGGGCCACGTGATCGAGTACGCGGGCTGCTCCATCCGCGCGCTCAGCATGGAAGGTCGCATGACAATCTGTAACATGAGCATCGAAGCAGGTGCGCGCGCCGGCATGATCGCTCCCGACGAGACGACCTTCGAATATCTAAAAAGTCGCCGCTTCTCGCCACAAGGCGAAGCATGGGAACAAGCCGTCGCCCACTGGAAGACGCTGCCCACCGACGAAGGTGCCATCTTCGACCGCGAACTCCACGTTGACGCTTCAACACTCGTACCTGCCGTAACCTGGGGCACGTCTCCCGGCATGCACGCGACGATTGACGGAAAGGTGCCCTCGCTCGAAGATGCGAAGTCCGACGCCGACCGTAAGAGCTTCGCCAGCGCATACGAGTACATGGACCTGAAGCCCGGCATGCACATGGAAGAAATAACGATCGATACGGTCTTCATCGGCTCCTGCACCAACGGCCGGATCGAAGATTTGCGCGCCGCAGCCGCCGTGGTAAGGGGCCACCACATCGCCACGAAGATTCGCGCGATGGTCGTTCCCGGCTCGCAACAGGTCAAGCGCCAGGCTGAAGAAGAGGGTCTCGACATTGTATTCAAAAATGCAGGCTTCGAGTGGCGCGAGCCGGGCTGCTCCATGTGCCTGGGCATGAACCCCGACATCCTGCAGCCCGGCGAACGCTGCGCCTCCACAAGCAACCGCAACTTCGAAGGCCGCCAGGGTCGCGGAGGCCGCACCCACCTCGTAAGCCCTGAAATGGCCGCCGCCGCCGCCATCACCGGCCATTTCACCGACATACGTAAGTGGAAGTCCGCAGAAGGAGTACTACGCCAATGA
- the leuB gene encoding 3-isopropylmalate dehydrogenase, translating into MHLRIALLAGDGIGPEVIQEAVNVLDAVGEVGGHTFEYMPLLIGGAGIDAHGTPLPNETLQKALTCDAALLGAVGDNKFNKLAPSERPEAGLLKIRAELGGFANLRPAIAYKALANNSPLRHEITEGADIMFVRELLGGLYFGEPRLWDKQLRRAHNTMVYTQDEVERVARIAFDIAAKRPKKKLTSVDKANVLECSQMWRFVVDQVANEYPNVTVEHQLVDSMAIHLMTRPRDFDVVLTENLFGDILSDESGVITGSLGMLPSATVGGKVNLYEPIHGSAPDIAGQGKANPIGTILTAAMMLRISGGLETEAKGIEDAVVQVLEAGYRTPDILSRNVDGQHAVDTQLMGRLLVDLVKANLAATLSAL; encoded by the coding sequence ATGCACCTTAGAATTGCACTACTAGCAGGTGACGGCATTGGCCCGGAGGTCATCCAAGAGGCGGTCAACGTCCTTGATGCCGTTGGGGAGGTCGGCGGACACACCTTCGAGTACATGCCATTGCTCATCGGCGGCGCGGGCATCGACGCGCACGGCACGCCCCTACCCAACGAGACCCTGCAGAAAGCACTCACCTGCGATGCCGCACTGCTTGGCGCGGTAGGTGATAACAAGTTCAACAAGCTAGCCCCCAGCGAGCGCCCCGAAGCCGGCCTGCTCAAGATTCGCGCTGAACTCGGCGGATTCGCCAATCTGCGTCCTGCGATCGCCTACAAGGCACTCGCCAACAACAGCCCGTTACGCCACGAGATAACCGAAGGCGCCGACATAATGTTTGTGCGTGAACTTCTCGGTGGCCTCTACTTCGGTGAACCACGCTTGTGGGACAAGCAACTCCGCCGCGCTCACAACACCATGGTCTACACGCAGGATGAGGTCGAGCGAGTTGCAAGGATTGCCTTCGATATTGCAGCCAAGCGCCCGAAGAAAAAGCTCACCAGCGTAGATAAGGCCAACGTACTCGAGTGCTCGCAGATGTGGCGTTTCGTCGTCGATCAGGTCGCGAACGAGTATCCGAACGTCACGGTCGAGCATCAGCTTGTCGACTCGATGGCCATCCACCTCATGACGCGTCCACGCGATTTCGATGTGGTCCTTACCGAAAACCTCTTCGGTGACATCCTCTCCGACGAGAGCGGGGTCATCACCGGCTCACTCGGCATGCTGCCCTCAGCCACGGTCGGCGGCAAGGTCAACCTCTATGAGCCCATACACGGCTCCGCGCCCGATATCGCCGGCCAGGGCAAGGCCAATCCCATCGGCACCATCCTTACCGCAGCGATGATGCTGCGCATTTCTGGCGGTCTGGAGACCGAAGCAAAGGGCATCGAAGACGCTGTGGTTCAGGTGCTCGAAGCTGGGTACCGCACCCCTGACATTTTAAGCCGCAACGTGGACGGTCAACATGCCGTCGACACGCAGTTGATGGGAAGACTCCTCGTCGACCTCGTCAAGGCAAACTTGGCAGCGACCTTGTCGGCCTTGTAG
- a CDS encoding M20/M25/M40 family metallo-hydrolase has translation MADPVRAGEPTATTPEKLDLGMYSRIRDEEFNHSHVIEYAGGLSDDIGPRLSGSPAMMRADDWARSQLTTMGCKNVRHESWGEFGMAWTQINTSLALVKPANSVFVAQATPWSPSTNGTVNAEVVHLTELTSENDLARWKGMLKGRIVLYEQAPFDANQGPEMVHDTAEKLAEIAQYPLNGDMNDQYATTPAMLALYRKFFQSIAFREHVGKFFADEGVVAVLIPGGSDGALHVDIFDSLGMSVYRADHKQPIPEAVVTTQAWGRMQRLLDNKVPVTVSLNIATHFGDEHVPGYNVLAEIPGTDPKLKDEVVMVGGHLDSWYAGTGATDNGAGVAVAIEAMRVLNALHVQPRRTIRIALWSGEEQGVLGSQAYVAKHFADIHFSSSPDDAATVNIVKPIVAPPTAKFEGALLDAYYNMDDGTGKLLGIYTEGNQGVSDIFSQWMKPLGDLGLTTISTRNFGATDHAAFQLAGLPGFQFIQDPRDYVSRTHHTSLDTYEHLSEPDLKQAAVIEAIFLYNTAMRDTMLPRPALTIGTEAPAHLKDIYPDATK, from the coding sequence GTGGCTGATCCGGTCCGCGCCGGCGAGCCTACAGCGACCACACCGGAAAAGCTCGATCTCGGTATGTACTCGCGCATTCGCGACGAGGAGTTCAATCACTCGCATGTCATAGAGTATGCAGGCGGCCTCTCGGATGACATCGGCCCGCGTCTTTCAGGTTCGCCTGCGATGATGCGTGCGGATGATTGGGCACGCAGTCAGCTCACGACTATGGGCTGCAAGAATGTACGGCATGAAAGCTGGGGCGAGTTCGGCATGGCATGGACACAGATAAACACGTCCTTGGCGCTGGTCAAGCCCGCGAACAGCGTTTTCGTAGCGCAAGCGACTCCGTGGTCGCCCTCGACAAACGGCACGGTAAACGCGGAGGTGGTCCATCTGACCGAGCTGACGTCGGAAAATGACCTGGCACGTTGGAAGGGCATGCTCAAAGGCAGAATCGTGCTCTATGAACAAGCACCCTTCGATGCCAATCAGGGTCCGGAGATGGTGCACGATACAGCCGAAAAACTTGCGGAGATCGCTCAGTATCCGCTGAACGGCGACATGAACGATCAGTATGCAACCACACCGGCCATGCTGGCTCTTTACCGGAAGTTTTTCCAGAGCATTGCCTTCCGCGAACACGTTGGAAAGTTTTTTGCGGACGAAGGTGTTGTCGCGGTCTTGATTCCCGGTGGTTCCGACGGCGCTCTCCATGTCGATATCTTCGATAGCCTTGGAATGTCGGTATATCGCGCCGATCATAAGCAACCGATCCCGGAGGCCGTCGTCACGACGCAAGCTTGGGGGCGGATGCAGAGGCTTCTGGATAACAAGGTTCCTGTAACGGTCAGCCTCAACATTGCCACGCACTTTGGTGATGAGCACGTACCGGGCTACAACGTCCTTGCAGAAATCCCAGGCACCGATCCCAAACTCAAAGATGAGGTTGTGATGGTCGGCGGTCATTTGGATAGTTGGTATGCCGGCACAGGCGCGACGGACAATGGTGCGGGTGTAGCTGTGGCCATCGAGGCAATGCGTGTCCTCAACGCTCTGCACGTGCAGCCACGCCGAACCATTCGAATCGCACTTTGGAGTGGTGAGGAGCAAGGTGTCCTTGGATCTCAGGCCTATGTTGCCAAGCATTTTGCGGACATACATTTTTCGTCCAGCCCTGATGATGCGGCTACCGTGAACATCGTGAAGCCGATCGTCGCTCCTCCTACCGCAAAATTCGAAGGAGCCTTGCTCGATGCGTACTACAACATGGATGACGGTACCGGGAAGCTACTGGGCATCTATACCGAAGGAAACCAAGGTGTGAGCGATATCTTTTCCCAGTGGATGAAGCCCTTGGGCGATCTGGGCCTAACCACGATCAGCACGCGCAACTTTGGAGCCACCGATCATGCCGCCTTTCAACTGGCTGGCCTGCCGGGTTTTCAGTTCATTCAGGATCCACGGGACTACGTCAGCCGCACACACCATACGTCACTGGATACCTATGAGCACCTCAGTGAGCCGGATCTTAAGCAGGCAGCCGTGATCGAGGCTATTTTCTTGTACAACACCGCGATGCGAGACACCATGCTGCCCCGACCGGCGCTTACAATCGGAACCGAAGCTCCCGCCCATCTGAAGGATATTTACCCCGATGCAACGAAATGA
- a CDS encoding helix-turn-helix transcriptional regulator has product MQISETDTVATCKKTRAIREFMRGKSQLMFSSRGLGWAGLLLEQHQFPAGEWPASELSGLVLCLWNNAETLRCDHPDVNGNFVPKLVHPGTLSLYTAGALPAVRPSCPTYGLICALDPDFKHEISQEILNESNTRSVADGVISQDKRCFMDKPLQHTLEKLSDEARRGGHSGRLYANRLIRSLRTRLFDITRGASGGVWLKNKIDADTLRRLSNRLETTPETNLDLHTLATEIGYSKRHLLRSFRSNTGRSPHQYVLDLRMEKARRLMVKPALNLIDIALDCGFASQAHFTYAFRQKLGLTPSEYRRRL; this is encoded by the coding sequence ATGCAGATATCAGAAACAGACACCGTTGCGACGTGCAAGAAGACTCGGGCCATCCGCGAGTTTATGCGCGGCAAGTCTCAGCTTATGTTTTCAAGCCGTGGCCTAGGCTGGGCCGGCCTTCTCTTGGAGCAGCATCAGTTTCCTGCCGGCGAGTGGCCAGCGTCGGAGTTGAGTGGCTTAGTTCTTTGTCTGTGGAACAATGCGGAGACGCTCCGCTGCGATCACCCAGATGTCAATGGAAACTTTGTACCTAAGCTTGTTCACCCCGGCACCCTGTCCCTTTACACAGCTGGTGCTCTTCCAGCAGTGCGTCCGAGCTGTCCTACCTACGGTCTTATTTGTGCCTTAGACCCGGACTTCAAGCATGAGATCTCGCAAGAGATCCTAAATGAGAGCAACACGCGTAGCGTGGCAGATGGCGTCATCTCTCAGGACAAGCGTTGTTTTATGGATAAGCCTTTGCAGCACACTCTCGAAAAGTTGAGCGACGAAGCGAGGCGTGGCGGACACTCTGGTCGCCTTTATGCAAATCGTTTGATTCGTTCCCTCCGAACACGGCTGTTTGATATAACCCGCGGGGCGAGCGGAGGAGTATGGTTGAAAAACAAAATAGATGCCGACACGTTGCGTCGTCTAAGTAATCGCTTGGAGACAACACCGGAGACCAATCTGGATTTGCACACACTGGCAACTGAGATCGGCTACAGCAAACGGCATCTGCTACGCTCTTTCCGTTCAAATACAGGTCGTTCTCCACATCAATACGTACTGGATCTGCGGATGGAAAAAGCTCGCCGACTGATGGTGAAGCCCGCTCTGAACCTAATTGACATTGCCCTGGACTGTGGGTTTGCCAGCCAGGCTCACTTCACCTACGCATTTCGTCAAAAGTTGGGCCTAACGCCGAGCGAGTATCGCCGTAGGCTTTGA
- a CDS encoding DUF418 domain-containing protein, with product MLNIEDFAGPESLWDIPTGLPRPAFSGWHAWIDYTIVVLKWMFAEGKMRSMFSILFGAGVVLLTERLEKRSALRRARSIYYRRNLWLLVFGVCHGFILWFGDILIDYSAMALIFLYPLRRLGARMLLMLGLILWLVGGTFGSTRAFDVTATLRTESQLNAAKAAGTSATVAQRALLEDASKRQQAGAAAIQETLRTRRLGFLAGWPTRVTTEVAILKLKFPSFWFLEWLGAMVTGMGLYKSGYLTNKLPVQAYLSLVIAGYALALPLVLFGIWQVFKSGFAVAAFDRWLAIPYTAEVLAGTLANTSILLLLVRSGHLRSTLERVAFVGRTAFSNYILTTILCQFLFAWGPWKLYGKLEYYQWYVVVAVIWALNLIASSLWLRVFAFGPLEWLWRSLTYWKRQPMLLTTSRQR from the coding sequence ATGCTTAATATAGAGGACTTTGCGGGACCTGAGTCTCTTTGGGACATTCCCACAGGCCTACCCCGTCCCGCTTTCAGCGGCTGGCATGCCTGGATCGACTACACCATTGTCGTGCTCAAGTGGATGTTTGCTGAAGGCAAGATGCGAAGCATGTTCTCCATCCTCTTCGGCGCGGGCGTGGTGCTACTGACAGAGCGACTTGAAAAGCGCTCCGCTCTAAGGCGCGCGAGGAGCATTTACTACCGCCGTAATCTATGGCTTCTCGTCTTTGGTGTTTGCCACGGCTTTATCCTGTGGTTCGGGGATATCCTGATCGACTATTCAGCGATGGCACTAATCTTCCTTTACCCGCTGCGCCGCCTCGGCGCCCGTATGCTGCTTATGTTGGGTCTCATCCTCTGGCTGGTAGGTGGAACGTTCGGCAGTACACGGGCATTTGATGTAACCGCGACGTTGCGCACAGAGAGTCAGCTTAACGCTGCCAAAGCCGCTGGCACCTCCGCGACGGTTGCACAGCGAGCGCTCTTAGAGGACGCTTCAAAACGTCAACAAGCGGGTGCAGCAGCCATTCAAGAGACTCTACGGACCCGCCGGTTGGGTTTTCTGGCTGGATGGCCGACCAGAGTCACCACGGAAGTGGCGATACTCAAACTGAAGTTTCCAAGCTTCTGGTTTCTTGAGTGGCTCGGTGCCATGGTCACTGGAATGGGTCTCTACAAATCTGGATACTTGACCAACAAGCTTCCGGTCCAGGCATATCTTTCATTAGTGATTGCCGGCTATGCTCTCGCTCTTCCGCTCGTTCTCTTCGGGATTTGGCAAGTCTTTAAGTCAGGCTTCGCGGTCGCTGCCTTTGACCGATGGCTGGCCATTCCTTACACCGCAGAGGTGTTAGCGGGAACGCTCGCCAACACTTCGATTCTGCTGCTTCTGGTCAGAAGCGGGCATTTGCGGAGCACTCTTGAGCGAGTCGCCTTTGTTGGTCGTACTGCCTTCAGCAACTACATCCTCACCACCATTCTCTGCCAGTTCCTTTTTGCCTGGGGTCCATGGAAACTATACGGCAAACTTGAATACTACCAGTGGTACGTCGTAGTTGCGGTTATCTGGGCATTGAACCTGATCGCTAGTTCTCTGTGGCTGCGTGTCTTCGCGTTCGGCCCGCTGGAATGGCTATGGCGCTCCCTGACTTACTGGAAACGTCAGCCGATGCTACTCACTACAAGTAGACAAAGATAA
- a CDS encoding cupin domain-containing protein — protein MKPQDVVVDTNAVTMQETGHSGIQFLASPELTGSRSLAFLRGTVEGGGNIHLHAHADTECFYILEGEMEMYQDLGGKGAWQKVRQGELALIGSNVKHAWRNSSSLPCVCLIITGGDVFRYLLEVIEYRKNALQQGTPPQAMLKKIKDLATETHGWFATPEENAAIGLKFG, from the coding sequence ATGAAGCCTCAAGACGTCGTCGTGGACACGAATGCAGTAACAATGCAGGAAACCGGGCATTCCGGGATTCAATTTCTGGCATCACCAGAACTCACGGGTTCGCGCTCCCTTGCGTTCTTGCGGGGTACTGTCGAAGGGGGCGGGAATATTCACCTCCATGCACATGCTGATACGGAATGCTTTTACATTCTTGAAGGTGAGATGGAGATGTATCAGGATCTTGGGGGAAAGGGGGCCTGGCAAAAAGTACGCCAAGGTGAACTTGCCTTGATCGGCAGCAATGTGAAGCACGCCTGGCGAAATAGCTCTTCTCTTCCCTGCGTCTGTCTCATCATTACGGGAGGCGATGTGTTTCGATATCTCTTGGAGGTCATTGAGTACCGCAAAAATGCTCTGCAACAAGGAACACCGCCACAGGCCATGCTAAAAAAGATAAAAGATCTCGCCACGGAAACTCATGGTTGGTTCGCCACGCCTGAGGAGAATGCAGCGATTGGGCTCAAGTTCGGTTAA
- a CDS encoding family 43 glycosylhydrolase codes for MNPPFCLHSLRTIAYLAVIATSIVGTICAAQAFDSTADSLRLIPLTTINSSGDGYMADPQPVRLDRANALREVIISGTTHAVLQCSFPVLAECFSSRSLRVTGGSLQSMIAAAGGQITNIQNVDLFQNDRGEWHAAVTIGIHTMAHPKHWTVVAHAHPVGPVSPDTPPTDWAADSLLAGSLTEASNGNYDGKYYEEDGRLYLLYVRGIAPPPALRNEIVLQPMQTETEIASVPPSVLLTPGDRDGELNSEWYANTQAKLVEAPYLSRVAGKHLLVYSTGAYLTEGYKTGVAWSDSLMPVGNGRYRKVLLRDAGNVWGQRGRLEVRYLLQSQKPQWPNFVGKQVVGPGVAAALAAPDGQWWLYLNGFAPGDMPEGPDGKVQGSHRRPFGLRLRMNVPSDRRVGEVSDSELANWILPQ; via the coding sequence ATGAACCCGCCTTTCTGCCTACACAGCTTACGCACAATTGCATACCTGGCAGTCATCGCCACCTCCATCGTTGGCACCATCTGTGCCGCGCAGGCATTCGATTCGACTGCAGACTCACTGCGATTGATCCCACTAACAACCATCAATTCGAGTGGTGATGGCTATATGGCAGACCCGCAGCCAGTTCGACTGGACAGGGCAAACGCGCTGCGCGAGGTGATTATTTCCGGAACGACCCACGCCGTCCTACAGTGTTCTTTTCCAGTTCTTGCGGAATGTTTTTCGTCTAGGTCACTACGCGTGACCGGAGGCTCACTCCAGTCAATGATTGCGGCGGCAGGAGGGCAGATCACGAATATCCAAAACGTCGATCTTTTTCAGAACGACCGGGGAGAGTGGCATGCTGCAGTAACCATTGGCATACACACGATGGCCCATCCGAAACACTGGACTGTGGTGGCGCATGCACACCCGGTCGGTCCAGTCTCGCCAGATACGCCTCCAACTGACTGGGCCGCTGACTCGCTGTTAGCCGGTTCGCTGACTGAAGCAAGCAATGGCAACTATGACGGCAAATATTACGAAGAAGACGGACGTCTATACCTACTCTATGTACGCGGCATCGCCCCTCCTCCCGCGTTGCGCAATGAGATCGTCCTGCAACCAATGCAGACGGAGACAGAGATCGCATCCGTCCCTCCGTCTGTTCTATTAACTCCCGGCGACCGCGACGGAGAGTTGAATTCCGAATGGTACGCGAATACACAGGCCAAGCTAGTGGAAGCCCCTTATCTCAGCCGAGTCGCCGGTAAGCACTTGCTCGTATACTCGACCGGTGCCTATCTCACCGAAGGCTACAAAACAGGCGTGGCGTGGTCTGACTCGCTCATGCCGGTGGGGAATGGCAGATACCGAAAAGTATTGCTGCGTGATGCCGGAAACGTATGGGGCCAGCGTGGGAGACTCGAAGTCCGCTATCTGCTGCAATCGCAAAAGCCACAATGGCCCAACTTTGTCGGCAAACAGGTGGTGGGTCCCGGTGTTGCTGCCGCGCTTGCGGCGCCCGACGGACAGTGGTGGCTCTACCTCAATGGATTCGCCCCTGGCGATATGCCTGAAGGCCCTGACGGCAAGGTACAAGGTTCGCATCGACGGCCCTTCGGACTGCGGCTACGAATGAACGTGCCATCTGACCGTCGCGTAGGTGAAGTAAGCGACAGCGAACTCGCGAATTGGATTCTGCCACAGTGA
- a CDS encoding lysozyme inhibitor LprI family protein, translated as MKSILIGVCAFLTCGGALAQGPSDFSETDAKLKACVARDSSNMHIMACNSVAQIFADARLNSVYQAWAEALKHPKPDEVKDDAEILKRLVAAERAWIAFRDADCSLQSTSMLGGTGEPNAYGDCVYTMTKTRVKALETVRSAR; from the coding sequence ATGAAATCTATCCTGATCGGCGTTTGTGCTTTCCTGACCTGCGGCGGCGCGCTGGCTCAAGGCCCGTCGGATTTTTCCGAGACCGATGCCAAGCTCAAGGCTTGCGTGGCCAGAGACAGCAGCAACATGCACATTATGGCCTGCAATTCCGTCGCCCAGATCTTCGCGGACGCCCGGCTGAACAGTGTCTATCAGGCCTGGGCCGAAGCACTGAAGCATCCGAAGCCGGACGAAGTCAAAGACGACGCGGAAATCCTGAAGCGTCTCGTCGCGGCAGAGCGGGCCTGGATCGCATTCAGGGACGCGGACTGTAGCTTGCAAAGCACATCAATGCTCGGCGGTACAGGCGAGCCCAACGCCTATGGCGACTGCGTGTACACCATGACCAAGACGCGCGTGAAAGCCCTGGAAACGGTTCGTAGCGCCCGCTAA
- a CDS encoding DUF2235 domain-containing protein: MSKKIILCADGTWDSPHGSTGMQTDTNVRKLYMLLGDKPSQLKYYDSGVGTDGTPFEHFFGGAMGDGLFQKVQDGYGFLSYVWDPGDEIFVFGFSRGAYTARSLAGMIALFGVPTKNLDNQTVKRIFDVYRITDHDKREAAKVPLVEEYGLTEVDVRMVGVWDTVGALGIPGHLFTDFDQQKYGFLDTSLSHCIKNAFQAVSIDERRSQFKPTLWTNADGSQRDNDSQLEQVWFPGAHCDVGGSYSECQLSNITLRWMVDNAKSCGLQFDEEGLQQCFSPMPFNPLGPSHDEWKLIPWGPWKHRTVPANAVLANTVKIRFASMQPEYKPENLNTPLDAYKETEIVPAGEL; the protein is encoded by the coding sequence GTGAGCAAGAAAATTATTCTCTGTGCGGATGGCACATGGGATTCACCGCATGGTTCTACCGGAATGCAAACTGATACGAACGTCCGTAAACTCTATATGCTCTTGGGGGATAAACCTTCGCAGTTGAAGTACTACGACAGTGGCGTGGGAACAGACGGCACACCATTCGAACATTTTTTCGGTGGTGCGATGGGCGACGGCCTCTTCCAGAAGGTGCAAGACGGTTATGGCTTCCTCTCTTATGTTTGGGATCCGGGCGACGAAATCTTCGTCTTCGGGTTTAGTCGCGGAGCTTATACCGCTCGCAGTTTGGCCGGCATGATCGCTCTCTTTGGTGTTCCGACCAAGAATTTAGATAATCAGACAGTCAAGCGCATCTTTGATGTGTACAGGATCACTGACCATGACAAGCGAGAGGCTGCGAAAGTGCCCCTCGTCGAGGAATACGGTCTAACGGAAGTTGACGTGCGTATGGTTGGTGTCTGGGACACTGTTGGCGCACTCGGCATTCCAGGCCATCTCTTCACCGACTTCGACCAACAGAAGTACGGTTTTCTAGATACGAGCTTGAGCCATTGCATAAAGAATGCGTTTCAAGCGGTGTCAATCGACGAACGCCGTTCGCAATTCAAACCAACACTTTGGACCAATGCTGACGGGAGCCAAAGGGATAACGATTCACAGTTGGAACAGGTGTGGTTTCCGGGAGCCCATTGCGACGTAGGAGGAAGCTATTCAGAATGTCAGCTTTCCAACATCACCCTGCGCTGGATGGTAGACAACGCGAAGTCTTGTGGGCTGCAGTTTGATGAGGAAGGCCTTCAACAGTGTTTTTCGCCGATGCCCTTCAATCCCCTAGGACCGAGTCACGATGAATGGAAGCTCATACCGTGGGGACCTTGGAAACATCGCACAGTGCCGGCGAACGCAGTGCTGGCAAATACAGTAAAAATTCGGTTTGCCAGCATGCAGCCAGAATATAAACCCGAAAACCTTAATACTCCGCTTGACGCCTACAAGGAGACGGAGATCGTTCCTGCCGGAGAGCTATAA